The proteins below come from a single Streptococcus canis genomic window:
- a CDS encoding NAD(P)H-hydrate dehydratase, producing MISDYKLARKVILPRQKETHKGSYGRLLLIGGLAPYGGAIIMAALAALKSGAGLITVATDQTNISALHSHLPEAMAFSVDDKQLLLAQLEAADLVLIGPGLSENSTAHSLFELVVSHIKGHQLLLVDGSALTIAAQKEYSFQHLAAPVILTPHQKEWERLSGLTIERQTVTNNQKALQQFPQGTILVAKSSATKLYQDELIYELIVGGPYQATGGMGDTLAGMIAAMAVQFKQVDLFDRVACATYLHSAIADQLAQEAYVVLPTAISEEIPKWMKAISEADE from the coding sequence ATGATTAGTGATTATAAATTGGCTAGAAAAGTAATTTTACCAAGGCAGAAAGAGACCCATAAAGGGTCCTATGGACGGCTATTGTTGATAGGTGGCTTAGCACCTTACGGTGGTGCTATCATTATGGCAGCTCTAGCTGCTTTAAAAAGTGGAGCAGGTTTAATCACTGTTGCGACTGACCAGACCAATATTTCAGCCTTGCACAGCCATTTACCAGAAGCGATGGCTTTTTCAGTAGATGATAAGCAACTCTTGCTGGCTCAACTTGAAGCAGCTGATCTTGTTTTAATCGGTCCAGGACTTTCTGAAAATAGCACAGCACACAGCTTATTTGAATTGGTCGTGTCTCACATCAAAGGTCATCAACTTTTGTTAGTTGATGGCTCTGCTTTAACAATTGCTGCCCAAAAAGAGTATTCCTTTCAACATTTGGCTGCGCCAGTGATATTGACCCCCCACCAGAAGGAGTGGGAACGTCTTTCGGGCTTGACAATTGAGCGACAGACCGTGACAAACAATCAAAAAGCACTGCAGCAATTTCCTCAAGGTACGATTTTGGTGGCTAAAAGTTCGGCAACAAAACTTTATCAAGATGAGCTGATTTATGAGTTAATTGTTGGAGGGCCTTATCAAGCAACTGGTGGTATGGGAGATACTTTGGCAGGTATGATTGCGGCAATGGCTGTTCAGTTTAAACAGGTTGATTTGTTTGATAGGGTAGCTTGTGCAACCTATCTTCACTCAGCCATTGCTGACCAATTAGCTCAAGAAGCTTATGTGGTTTTACCAACAGCCATTAGTGAAGAAATTCCGAAATGGATGAAGGCTATCAGTGAGGCTGATGAATAG
- a CDS encoding TlyA family RNA methyltransferase — protein MPKERVDVLAYKQGLFETREQAKRGVMAGLVVSVINGQRYDKPGEKIDKSTELKLKGEKLKYVSRGGLKLEKGLRVFDLSVADQIGIDIGASTGGFTDVMLQDGAKLVYAVDVGTNQLVWKLRQDPRVRSMEQYNFRYAQPEDFSEGQPVFASIDVSFISLRLILPALHNVLSDQGHVVALIKPQFEAGREQIGKKGIVKDKAIHEKVIQKVVDFALDYGFTVKGLDFSPIQGGHGNIEFLAYLVKSQRPEGLAPQTIQEVITKAHKEFEKHEKE, from the coding sequence ATGCCTAAAGAAAGAGTAGATGTATTAGCCTACAAGCAAGGCTTGTTTGAGACAAGAGAACAAGCCAAACGTGGTGTTATGGCAGGTTTGGTGGTCTCTGTGATTAATGGTCAACGCTATGACAAACCAGGAGAAAAAATTGACAAGAGCACTGAATTAAAACTCAAAGGCGAAAAACTCAAATACGTAAGCCGAGGTGGCTTGAAATTGGAGAAAGGCTTGCGGGTTTTTGACTTGTCGGTTGCTGATCAAATTGGTATTGATATTGGAGCTTCAACAGGTGGTTTCACAGATGTCATGTTGCAAGATGGGGCTAAACTGGTCTATGCCGTAGATGTTGGAACCAATCAGTTGGTTTGGAAACTCAGACAAGATCCGCGAGTGAGAAGCATGGAACAATATAATTTCCGTTATGCTCAGCCAGAGGACTTTAGCGAAGGTCAGCCTGTATTTGCCAGTATCGATGTGTCATTTATTTCCCTCCGCTTGATTTTGCCAGCTCTGCATAACGTTTTGTCAGATCAGGGGCATGTTGTTGCCTTAATTAAACCGCAATTTGAGGCCGGGCGCGAGCAGATTGGCAAAAAAGGGATTGTCAAAGACAAAGCTATTCATGAAAAAGTGATCCAAAAAGTAGTTGATTTTGCTCTAGATTACGGATTTACAGTTAAGGGACTTGATTTTTCTCCTATTCAAGGTGGTCATGGCAATATCGAGTTTTTAGCTTATCTTGTTAAATCGCAGAGGCCGGAAGGATTAGCCCCCCAGACTATTCAAGAAGTGATTACCAAAGCGCATAAGGAATTTGAGAAACATGAAAAAGAATGA
- the recN gene encoding DNA repair protein RecN — protein sequence MLLEISIKNFAIIEEISLNFENGMTVLTGETGAGKSIIIDAMNMMLGARASTEVIRHGANKAEIEGFFSVDANPALAACLEASGIAMEEDLIIRRDIFANGRSVSRINGQMVNLATLKQVGQFLVDIHGQHDQEELMRPQLHQHILDTFGDKAFGQLKEAYQLIFDRYKNLRKQVLDKQRNEKEHKERLDMLAFQMAEIEAAALSRGEDERLYQERDRLLNHKKIADTLTNAYVMLDNDDFSSLSNIRSSMNDLLSIEQFAPDYKAMSTTISEAYYILEEVSKQLSDTIDQLDFDGDRLQEIEFRLDTLNSLTRKYGGDVTDVLDYYDNIVKEYQLLTGDDRSSGDLESELKVLEKQLVAAATDLSEYRHQLANRLEADIKAELRELYMEKADFKVQFTKSKFNREGNENLEFYISTNPGEGFKPLVKVASGGELSRLMLAIKAAISKKEDKTSIVFDEVDTGVSGRVAQAIAQKIYKIGCHGQVLAISHLPQVIAIADYQYFISKESKEESTVSKVRLLTSEERVEEIAKMIAGADLTEAALTQARELLVKH from the coding sequence ATGTTATTAGAAATTTCCATTAAAAATTTTGCTATTATTGAGGAAATCTCCCTGAATTTTGAAAATGGTATGACAGTTTTAACGGGGGAAACAGGGGCTGGGAAATCCATCATTATTGATGCCATGAATATGATGTTGGGAGCACGTGCCAGCACAGAGGTTATTCGTCATGGCGCTAATAAAGCAGAAATTGAAGGCTTTTTTTCCGTAGATGCCAATCCAGCTCTTGCTGCTTGTTTGGAAGCATCTGGAATTGCTATGGAAGAGGATTTGATTATTCGCCGCGATATTTTTGCCAACGGTAGAAGCGTCAGCCGTATTAATGGTCAAATGGTTAATCTGGCAACTTTGAAGCAGGTTGGTCAATTTTTGGTGGATATTCACGGTCAACATGACCAAGAAGAATTAATGCGACCACAATTACACCAGCATATCTTGGATACCTTTGGTGACAAAGCTTTTGGACAATTGAAAGAGGCTTACCAGCTTATTTTTGACCGCTACAAGAACTTGCGCAAGCAGGTTCTTGACAAGCAAAGAAATGAAAAGGAACACAAAGAGCGTCTTGATATGTTGGCTTTTCAGATGGCAGAAATTGAGGCTGCTGCCTTGAGTCGAGGTGAAGACGAGCGGTTATATCAAGAGCGTGACCGCTTATTGAACCATAAAAAAATTGCCGATACCTTGACCAACGCTTATGTCATGTTAGATAATGACGATTTTTCAAGCCTATCCAATATTCGTTCTAGCATGAATGACTTGCTGTCTATTGAGCAGTTTGCCCCTGACTATAAAGCCATGTCAACCACAATTTCGGAAGCTTATTACATTTTGGAAGAAGTCAGTAAGCAGTTGTCTGATACCATTGATCAACTGGACTTTGATGGTGATCGCTTGCAAGAAATCGAATTCCGCTTGGATACCCTTAATAGTTTGACCCGTAAATATGGCGGGGATGTTACTGATGTTCTGGACTATTATGACAATATTGTCAAAGAATATCAACTATTAACAGGAGATGACCGTTCCTCAGGGGATTTAGAATCCGAATTAAAGGTTTTGGAAAAACAATTGGTAGCTGCAGCTACTGATTTGAGTGAGTATCGCCACCAACTGGCAAATCGGTTAGAAGCTGATATTAAAGCCGAACTTAGGGAACTTTACATGGAAAAAGCTGATTTTAAAGTGCAGTTTACTAAATCAAAGTTTAACCGTGAAGGTAATGAAAACCTAGAGTTCTATATTTCAACTAACCCAGGTGAAGGCTTCAAGCCACTGGTTAAAGTCGCTTCTGGGGGTGAACTATCTCGTTTGATGTTGGCCATCAAGGCTGCTATCTCTAAAAAAGAAGATAAAACCAGTATTGTTTTTGACGAGGTAGATACGGGTGTTTCTGGCCGTGTCGCTCAAGCGATTGCCCAGAAAATTTATAAAATTGGCTGTCATGGGCAAGTTCTTGCTATTTCTCATTTGCCACAGGTCATTGCCATAGCGGATTATCAGTATTTTATTTCTAAAGAAAGCAAAGAGGAATCAACCGTTTCTAAGGTCAGATTATTGACGTCAGAAGAACGTGTTGAGGAAATTGCTAAAATGATTGCTGGTGCAGATCTGACAGAAGCAGCACTTACTCAGGCGCGTGAACTGCTTGTCAAACATTAA
- a CDS encoding polyprenyl synthetase family protein, producing MEKLARIDEAIRRYYKSGVQSVSEELIEAILYSVDSGGKRIRPLLLLEVIEGFGLSLVDAHFDLAAALEMIHTGSLIHDDLPAMDNDDYRRGRLTSHKQFGETTAILAGDSLFLDPFGLIAKADLKNDIKLALIQELSLASGTFGMVGGQMLDMKGENQVLTVAQLSAIHTNKTGKLLAFPFIAAGLVAEQAESICQQLGQAGRLVGLAFQVRDDILDVTASFEDLGKTPQKDLVADKATYPNLLGLEQSYRILNDSLDQALLIFQELETAVGFKAQTIMKLIEGLRLNA from the coding sequence ATGGAAAAATTAGCTAGAATTGATGAGGCGATTCGTCGTTACTACAAATCAGGCGTTCAGTCTGTATCTGAAGAGCTTATTGAAGCTATTTTATATTCTGTTGATAGTGGCGGCAAGCGCATTCGACCACTTTTATTACTAGAAGTTATAGAAGGATTTGGCTTATCGTTAGTCGATGCTCATTTTGACTTAGCAGCTGCCCTTGAAATGATTCACACAGGAAGTCTTATTCATGATGACTTACCAGCTATGGACAATGATGATTACCGTCGTGGCAGGCTGACCAGCCACAAACAATTTGGCGAAACCACTGCTATTTTGGCAGGGGATAGTTTGTTCTTGGACCCCTTTGGTCTGATTGCTAAAGCTGATTTGAAAAATGACATCAAGCTTGCCTTGATTCAGGAGCTTTCCCTTGCTTCAGGCACTTTTGGCATGGTTGGTGGGCAAATGCTAGACATGAAAGGGGAAAATCAGGTGTTGACCGTGGCTCAGTTATCTGCTATCCACACTAATAAAACAGGAAAATTATTAGCTTTTCCCTTTATCGCAGCTGGTCTTGTGGCAGAACAGGCAGAAAGTATCTGTCAACAATTAGGCCAAGCAGGACGTCTGGTCGGACTTGCTTTTCAGGTTAGAGATGATATTTTAGATGTAACGGCTAGTTTTGAAGACCTTGGAAAGACCCCTCAAAAAGATTTAGTAGCTGACAAGGCCACTTATCCTAACTTGCTTGGTTTAGAGCAATCTTATCGTATTTTAAACGATAGTTTAGATCAAGCGCTGCTGATTTTTCAAGAACTAGAAACAGCAGTAGGCTTTAAAGCTCAAACCATTATGAAACTGATAGAAGGGTTGCGACTCAATGCCTAA
- a CDS encoding exodeoxyribonuclease VII small subunit: MSKTKTFEENLQDLETIVNKLENGDVPLEEAISEFQKGMLLSKELQKTLQEAEKTLVKVMQTDGTEVDMDD; this comes from the coding sequence ATGTCAAAAACGAAAACATTTGAAGAAAACTTACAAGATTTAGAAACCATTGTGAACAAACTTGAAAATGGGGATGTCCCATTGGAAGAAGCCATTTCAGAATTTCAAAAAGGAATGCTTTTATCAAAAGAACTCCAAAAAACTTTACAGGAAGCTGAAAAAACATTGGTTAAGGTAATGCAAACTGATGGCACAGAAGTGGACATGGATGACTGA
- the xseA gene encoding exodeoxyribonuclease VII large subunit — protein MADYLTVTHLTKYLKLKFDRDPYLERVYLTGQVSNFRKRPTHQYFSLKDEGAVIQATMWAGIYKQLGFELEEGMKVNVIGRVQLYEPGGSYSIVIEKAEPDGIGALALQFEQLKKKLTAEGYFEQKHKQSLPQFVSKIGVITSPSGAVIRDIITTVSRRFPGVEILLFPTKVQGDGAAQEVVANIGRANEREDLDLLIVGRGGGSIEDLWAFNEEVVVQAIFESKLPVISSVGHETDTTLADFVADRRAATPTAAAELATPVTKTDLVSWIAERQNRSYQACLRRIKQRQEWVDKLSQSVIFRQPERLYDAYLQKIDRLSLTLASTIKDRLRSAKESKVQLDHALAGLQLPAKIERYQDRVDTASRLLIANMTSQYDSQLARFEKAQDTLLSLDTSRIIARGYAMIEKNHELVASVEQIRQGDQLTINMRDGQLDVEVKDVKNENI, from the coding sequence ATGGCAGATTATTTAACCGTCACTCATTTGACGAAGTATTTAAAATTAAAATTTGACCGTGATCCCTATTTGGAACGGGTTTATCTGACTGGTCAAGTATCCAATTTTCGAAAACGACCAACTCATCAGTATTTTTCTTTAAAAGATGAAGGTGCTGTGATTCAGGCAACCATGTGGGCAGGTATTTATAAACAGTTAGGCTTTGAGCTTGAAGAAGGCATGAAGGTCAATGTTATTGGCCGTGTTCAACTTTATGAGCCAGGTGGTTCCTATTCTATCGTGATTGAAAAAGCAGAGCCAGATGGTATTGGTGCTTTGGCCTTGCAGTTTGAACAATTGAAGAAAAAATTAACAGCTGAAGGTTATTTTGAGCAAAAACATAAGCAGTCCTTACCGCAGTTTGTGTCCAAAATTGGGGTCATTACAAGTCCTAGTGGTGCTGTGATTAGAGATATTATCACGACGGTTTCTAGGCGTTTTCCAGGGGTTGAGATTTTATTATTCCCAACTAAAGTGCAAGGTGATGGAGCAGCCCAAGAAGTAGTGGCTAATATTGGCAGAGCTAATGAGCGAGAAGATCTGGATTTACTCATTGTCGGTCGTGGAGGTGGGTCGATAGAAGACCTTTGGGCTTTCAACGAGGAAGTGGTGGTTCAGGCAATTTTTGAATCGAAACTTCCAGTGATTTCAAGTGTGGGGCACGAAACAGATACAACCTTGGCGGATTTTGTGGCAGATCGCAGAGCAGCTACTCCAACAGCAGCAGCAGAACTAGCAACACCTGTTACGAAAACAGACCTTGTTTCTTGGATAGCAGAGCGGCAAAATCGATCTTATCAAGCTTGCTTACGGCGAATTAAGCAAAGGCAAGAATGGGTGGATAAACTGTCACAATCTGTTATTTTTAGGCAGCCAGAACGTTTGTATGATGCCTACCTGCAAAAAATTGATCGCCTTAGCCTGACCTTGGCAAGTACCATCAAAGACCGCTTACGAAGCGCCAAAGAAAGCAAGGTTCAGTTAGATCATGCTTTAGCAGGTCTTCAATTACCAGCAAAAATCGAGCGGTATCAAGACCGTGTTGATACCGCCAGTCGTTTGCTGATTGCCAATATGACTAGTCAATATGATAGTCAGCTGGCCCGCTTTGAAAAGGCTCAGGATACCCTTTTGTCACTAGATACCAGTCGTATTATTGCGCGTGGCTATGCGATGATTGAAAAAAATCACGAGCTGGTTGCCTCCGTAGAACAGATTAGGCAAGGAGATCAGTTGACAATTAACATGCGTGATGGACAATTAGATGTAGAGGTAAAAGATGTCAAAAACGAAAACATTTGA
- a CDS encoding DegV family protein, which yields MGTIKIVTDSSITIEPELIEALDITVVPLSVMVDSKLYSDNDLKEEGYFLSLMKASKSLPKTSQPPVGLFAETYENLVNKGATNIVAIHLSPALSGTIEASRQGAEIAEAPVAVLDSGFTDQAMKFQVVEAAKLAQAGASLEEILAAVQAIKSKTELYIGVSTLENLVKGGRIGRVTGVLSSLLNVRVVMELKNDELKTLVKGRGNKTFIKWLDSYLAANNDRSIAEVAISYAGEADLAMALKEKIAIQYDGSIPVLETGSIIQTHTGEGAFAVMVRYE from the coding sequence ATGGGAACTATTAAAATTGTTACAGATTCATCAATAACCATTGAACCAGAACTAATTGAGGCACTCGATATTACAGTAGTGCCCCTATCTGTTATGGTTGATAGTAAATTATATTCTGATAATGACTTAAAAGAAGAAGGCTATTTTTTAAGCCTTATGAAGGCTAGCAAATCCCTTCCTAAAACCAGTCAGCCACCAGTTGGTCTTTTTGCTGAAACTTACGAAAATTTGGTCAACAAAGGCGCAACTAACATTGTTGCTATTCATCTCTCGCCAGCCCTCTCAGGTACTATTGAAGCTTCACGACAAGGAGCCGAAATTGCTGAAGCACCAGTCGCGGTTTTGGATTCTGGCTTTACAGACCAAGCCATGAAATTTCAGGTGGTTGAGGCAGCAAAATTAGCACAAGCAGGGGCCAGTCTTGAAGAGATCTTGGCGGCTGTCCAAGCCATTAAGTCAAAGACAGAGCTCTATATCGGGGTTTCAACTTTAGAAAATCTAGTAAAGGGTGGACGAATTGGTCGTGTTACTGGTGTCCTTAGTTCCTTACTCAATGTTAGGGTGGTTATGGAACTTAAAAATGATGAGTTGAAAACACTTGTCAAAGGTCGGGGGAATAAAACCTTTATCAAATGGCTAGACAGTTATTTGGCAGCTAACAATGATCGTTCAATTGCAGAAGTGGCTATTTCTTATGCGGGAGAAGCTGACTTGGCTATGGCTCTAAAAGAAAAAATTGCAATCCAATATGATGGGTCTATCCCTGTTTTAGAAACAGGCTCTATTATCCAAACCCACACGGGTGAGGGAGCTTTTGCGGTCATGGTTCGCTATGAATAA
- a CDS encoding arginine repressor has product MKKNERLELIKKMVLTHSIETQHDLLALLAEHGLELTQATISRDMNEIGIVKIPSGSGRYVYGLSQDSGKKVIQGPESIKSTVLEMSDKIEGLEQHLYLKVVPGNSKLIKRYLLADFAEAIFSLIADDDSLLLIAKSAADADKIRQEVSRWMQGLT; this is encoded by the coding sequence ATGAAAAAGAATGAACGACTTGAACTGATAAAAAAAATGGTCTTGACACATTCTATTGAAACTCAGCACGATTTATTGGCATTATTGGCTGAGCATGGACTAGAATTGACACAGGCCACCATTTCAAGAGATATGAATGAAATTGGGATTGTCAAAATCCCCTCTGGAAGTGGCCGTTATGTTTATGGGCTTTCTCAGGATAGTGGAAAAAAGGTTATCCAAGGTCCAGAATCCATAAAAAGTACTGTTTTAGAGATGTCTGACAAAATAGAAGGTCTTGAACAACATCTTTATTTGAAGGTAGTTCCGGGCAACAGTAAATTGATTAAACGTTACTTGCTAGCTGATTTTGCCGAGGCTATCTTTAGTTTGATTGCAGATGATGACAGCTTACTCTTAATTGCCAAATCAGCTGCAGATGCCGACAAGATTCGACAAGAAGTTTCGCGTTGGATGCAAGGATTAACTTAG
- a CDS encoding helix-turn-helix domain-containing protein — protein sequence MSQLSRFERGQSDISLNKFLVALDRMHVEVKEFMDMASDFKKTEQICFMPQKCPKTQKKAHHTS from the coding sequence TTGTCCCAATTATCACGCTTTGAACGAGGGCAGTCAGATATTTCCCTCAATAAGTTTTTAGTAGCCTTAGATAGGATGCATGTCGAAGTGAAAGAATTTATGGATATGGCTTCTGACTTCAAAAAAACAGAACAAATTTGCTTTATGCCCCAAAAATGCCCCAAAACACAGAAAAAAGCCCATCACACAAGCTAG
- a CDS encoding HU family DNA-binding protein has product MANKQDLIAKVAEATELTKKDSAAAVDAVFSAIEAFLAEGEKVQLIGFGNFEVRERAARKGRNPQTGAEIEIAASKVPAFKAGKALKDAVK; this is encoded by the coding sequence ATGGCTAACAAACAAGATTTAATCGCGAAAGTTGCAGAAGCAACTGAACTTACAAAAAAAGATTCAGCAGCAGCAGTTGATGCCGTATTTTCTGCAATCGAAGCTTTTCTTGCTGAAGGTGAAAAAGTACAATTAATCGGCTTTGGTAACTTCGAAGTGCGCGAACGTGCAGCTCGTAAAGGTCGTAACCCACAAACTGGTGCAGAAATTGAAATCGCAGCTTCAAAAGTTCCAGCATTCAAAGCTGGTAAAGCTCTTAAAGACGCTGTTAAATAA
- a CDS encoding bifunctional methylenetetrahydrofolate dehydrogenase/methenyltetrahydrofolate cyclohydrolase: MTEIIDGKALAQKMQSELTAKVKQLKQEKNIVPGLVVILVGDNPASQVYVRNKERAALAAGFKSETVRLSESICQEELIAVIERYNEDETIHGILVQLPLPNHINDKKIILAIDPKKDVDGFHPMNTGHLWSGRSLMVPCTPAGIMEILREYEVDLEGKHAVIIGRSNIVGKPMAQLLLDKNATVTLTHSKTRHLEDVCRHADVLIVAIGQGHFVTKNFVKEGAIVIDVGMNRDDNGKLIGDVAFDEVAEVAAKITPVPGGVGPMTITMLLEQTYQAALRSVSR; encoded by the coding sequence ATGACCGAGATAATCGATGGGAAGGCCCTAGCCCAAAAAATGCAAAGCGAACTAACGGCCAAGGTAAAACAATTAAAGCAAGAAAAGAATATTGTACCGGGTCTGGTTGTGATTCTTGTGGGGGATAATCCTGCCAGTCAAGTGTATGTGCGCAATAAAGAACGCGCAGCCCTTGCTGCTGGTTTCAAAAGTGAAACCGTTAGGTTGTCAGAATCTATTTGCCAAGAAGAATTGATTGCCGTCATTGAACGTTATAATGAAGATGAAACAATTCATGGTATCTTGGTCCAATTGCCCTTGCCAAATCACATCAATGATAAGAAAATTATCCTTGCTATCGATCCTAAAAAAGATGTGGATGGTTTTCACCCAATGAATACAGGTCACCTTTGGTCGGGTCGTTCCTTGATGGTTCCTTGTACGCCAGCAGGTATCATGGAAATATTGCGCGAATATGAGGTGGACCTTGAAGGGAAGCATGCGGTGATTATCGGAAGATCTAATATTGTAGGTAAACCAATGGCTCAGCTCTTGTTGGATAAAAATGCAACAGTAACCTTGACGCATTCTAAGACACGGCATTTAGAAGACGTTTGCCGTCATGCAGATGTCTTGATTGTGGCCATTGGACAAGGACATTTCGTCACCAAGAACTTTGTTAAAGAAGGAGCTATTGTCATTGATGTCGGCATGAACCGTGATGACAATGGCAAGTTAATTGGAGATGTGGCCTTTGATGAGGTGGCAGAAGTTGCGGCGAAAATCACTCCTGTACCAGGAGGTGTTGGTCCCATGACGATTACCATGCTATTGGAACAAACCTATCAAGCCGCGCTACGGAGTGTTAGTCGATGA
- a CDS encoding SGNH/GDSL hydrolase family protein: MNNRRFLSGLLFFLVSLGFAFLLLNILIPKSDSRLKKSDFLKSEQVAINYVAIGDSLTEGVGDLTNQGGFVPLLSSDMGEYFRAKVSHQNYGVSGNTSQQILDRMTKEKEIKTALKEADVMTLTVGGNDVMAVIRKHLADLQVSSFKKPARQYQERLRKILDLARKDNKDLPIFVIGIYNPFYLNFPELTDMQKVIDDWNDKTKEVLEEYDHVYFVPINDLLYKGVNGQEGIVQSSGDQTTVVNDALFTGDHFHPNNTGYQIMSDAVMEKIRKHEKDFNP; this comes from the coding sequence ATGAATAATCGTCGATTTCTTAGCGGTCTTCTCTTCTTCCTTGTTAGTCTAGGTTTTGCCTTTTTGCTTCTAAATATCCTGATTCCTAAGTCAGATTCACGCTTGAAGAAAAGTGATTTTTTAAAAAGCGAGCAAGTGGCGATTAACTATGTTGCTATCGGTGATTCACTCACTGAGGGAGTGGGGGATTTGACCAACCAAGGTGGTTTTGTACCTTTATTGTCAAGTGACATGGGAGAGTATTTTAGAGCCAAGGTCAGCCACCAAAATTATGGGGTGTCTGGCAACACCAGTCAACAAATTCTGGATAGGATGACCAAGGAAAAGGAGATCAAGACAGCTTTAAAAGAGGCTGACGTAATGACCCTAACCGTTGGAGGCAATGATGTCATGGCGGTGATTAGAAAACATCTAGCTGATCTGCAAGTTTCCAGTTTTAAAAAGCCAGCTCGTCAATATCAAGAGCGCTTACGAAAGATACTGGATTTGGCTAGAAAAGATAATAAAGACCTTCCTATCTTTGTTATCGGCATCTATAATCCCTTCTATTTGAATTTTCCAGAATTAACCGACATGCAAAAGGTTATTGATGATTGGAACGACAAAACCAAAGAAGTCCTGGAAGAGTATGATCATGTTTATTTTGTTCCTATTAATGACCTTTTGTATAAAGGTGTCAATGGACAAGAAGGTATTGTTCAATCCTCAGGGGATCAAACCACAGTTGTTAACGATGCCTTGTTTACTGGGGACCATTTTCACCCCAATAATACCGGCTATCAAATCATGTCAGATGCAGTAATGGAGAAAATCAGAAAGCATGAAAAAGACTTTAACCCTTAA
- a CDS encoding LPXTG cell wall anchor domain-containing protein codes for MKIDNPKPHVRSLPSLTFQYMVAKHNLNQKKDALNQATKKLALLMTQKPDLTTQVYTIGHTFGEVLAAHYEKKTVYKSKPSNQTVGTPSAVIDELRKLISHIGDSKQEIKVPYNRKISMITVKKKVSLPATGGKVSLSLTLLGLASLITAPAMALRHTNKLGNFD; via the coding sequence TTGAAGATTGACAATCCAAAACCACATGTCAGAAGCTTGCCAAGTCTGACCTTTCAGTATATGGTAGCCAAACACAATTTGAATCAAAAAAAGGATGCTCTCAACCAAGCAACGAAAAAGTTAGCCCTCTTAATGACACAAAAGCCTGACTTGACTACTCAGGTTTATACGATTGGTCATACTTTTGGAGAAGTGTTGGCAGCTCACTACGAAAAGAAAACAGTCTATAAATCAAAGCCATCTAATCAGACCGTTGGTACGCCAAGTGCAGTTATAGATGAATTGAGAAAACTGATTTCTCACATTGGTGATTCTAAACAAGAGATTAAGGTGCCTTATAATCGAAAAATTAGCATGATTACCGTTAAGAAAAAGGTCAGCCTACCAGCAACGGGTGGCAAAGTTTCTCTTTCACTTACCTTACTTGGTTTAGCCTCCTTAATAACAGCACCTGCTATGGCATTAAGACATACTAACAAGTTGGGGAACTTTGATTAA
- a CDS encoding YpmS family protein produces MKKTLTLNWWKWGFLLLLAFNTAFLLVIGSRLIQVREPESELIAQKATKDVKIGTFTTTREQLNETVASYLKDYQSEKMHYKFYATSSSILFEGTYQLLGYEVPLYIYFQPHRLDSGAIQLQVISFSVGTLPLPEKDVLQYLKSSYQLPKFVKVMPQQSAIVVNLQEIRNDAKVYLKAKKIDLFKDEISFNIYKK; encoded by the coding sequence ATGAAAAAGACTTTAACCCTTAATTGGTGGAAATGGGGCTTTTTGCTCTTACTAGCTTTTAATACCGCCTTCTTACTGGTGATTGGAAGTCGCCTTATCCAAGTAAGAGAACCTGAATCAGAATTAATCGCTCAAAAGGCGACTAAGGATGTTAAAATTGGCACATTTACCACTACAAGAGAACAACTTAATGAAACCGTCGCTAGTTATCTTAAAGATTATCAATCTGAAAAGATGCACTATAAGTTTTACGCCACCTCTTCTTCTATTTTATTTGAAGGCACCTATCAGCTTTTAGGCTATGAGGTACCTCTATACATTTATTTTCAACCCCATCGGCTAGATAGTGGAGCTATCCAATTACAGGTTATCTCCTTTTCGGTAGGAACCTTACCTTTACCCGAAAAAGACGTGTTGCAGTATCTGAAATCAAGCTATCAATTGCCAAAATTTGTGAAGGTGATGCCACAGCAATCAGCAATAGTAGTAAATTTACAAGAGATAAGAAATGATGCTAAGGTCTATTTAAAAGCCAAGAAAATCGATTTATTTAAAGATGAAATCAGTTTCAATATTTACAAGAAATAA